The following are from one region of the Flavobacteriaceae bacterium UJ101 genome:
- a CDS encoding argininosuccinate synthase (KEGG: sms:SMDSEM_117 argininosuccinate synthase) yields MIVVRIATEADQKFAEDICKEMEESAKKRGTGIAKRAPEYLAQKMIHQNAIIALVDNKIAGFSYIEIYDDGEFITNSGLIVFPEFRNLGLAKKIKKEIFKLSRTKFKGAKIVSITTSSAVLKLNTELSFRPVTFEELPVSESFWKGCQSCVNYDVLSRNNRKMCLCTGLLYDKEKKSFIKILDKWRKK; encoded by the coding sequence ATGATAGTTGTACGAATCGCTACGGAAGCAGATCAAAAATTTGCCGAAGACATTTGCAAAGAAATGGAAGAATCTGCCAAAAAAAGAGGAACCGGAATTGCAAAAAGAGCTCCCGAGTACCTAGCACAAAAGATGATACATCAAAATGCGATTATTGCTTTGGTTGATAATAAAATTGCAGGATTCAGTTATATTGAAATTTATGATGATGGAGAATTTATCACCAATTCAGGATTAATCGTTTTCCCTGAATTTAGAAATCTAGGGTTAGCTAAAAAAATTAAAAAAGAAATATTCAAACTATCTCGAACCAAATTTAAGGGGGCTAAAATCGTCAGCATAACAACCAGCTCTGCTGTATTAAAACTTAATACAGAACTTAGTTTCAGACCCGTCACTTTTGAAGAGTTACCCGTCTCTGAATCCTTTTGGAAAGGATGCCAAAGCTGTGTGAATTATGACGTTTTATCTCGAAATAATAGAAAAATGTGTTTATGCACAGGCCTTTTATACGATAAAGAAAAAAAGAGTTTCATTAAAATATTAGACAAATGGCGCAAAAAGTAG
- the afuC|fbpC gene encoding fe(3+)-transporting ATPase (ATP-binding (A) component of a common energy-coupling factor (ECF) ABC-transporter complex. Unlike classic ABC transporters this ECF transporter provides the energy necessary to transport a number of different substrates; Belongs to the ABC transporter superfamily. Energy- coupling factor EcfA family; Contains 1 ABC transporter domain.; KEGG: ter:Tery_3222 iron(III) transport system ATP-binding protein): MLFVENLSYQYPDRDTKALDSITFSVNKGEILAVVGESGGGKSTLLKLLYGMLDASAGTIYFQEERILGPKFNLIPGHDNMKYLAQNLDLVTYATVYDNVGTHISNIDKAFKKRRVETILESVGLLEFKDRIPKQLSGGQKQRVALARAIAKTPHLLLLDEPFANIDTILKHELRDRLFELFKKLGIGIIFSTHDLQDALGFADKLLVVKKGEVVQFGSPKDIYEAPTNLYVAQLFGYATEFHSGEAKTILGKEITDSIILYSTEISLRDLKKDYRIEREIFMGNYTIYKVRIEDKIIYCTD; this comes from the coding sequence ATGTTATTTGTAGAAAATTTGTCATACCAATATCCAGATCGAGATACTAAAGCGTTAGACTCTATTACTTTTTCAGTTAATAAAGGTGAAATATTAGCTGTTGTTGGTGAAAGTGGTGGAGGGAAATCAACACTTCTAAAATTATTATATGGTATGTTAGATGCCAGTGCAGGTACTATTTATTTTCAAGAAGAACGTATTCTAGGACCTAAGTTTAATTTAATTCCAGGGCATGATAATATGAAATATTTAGCCCAGAATCTTGATTTGGTTACTTATGCAACGGTTTATGATAATGTAGGAACACATATTTCTAATATAGATAAGGCATTTAAGAAACGTAGAGTAGAGACTATTTTAGAAAGTGTAGGGTTATTGGAATTTAAAGATCGAATACCGAAACAATTAAGTGGAGGACAAAAACAGCGAGTAGCCTTGGCTAGAGCGATTGCTAAAACCCCTCATTTATTATTATTAGATGAACCTTTTGCTAATATTGATACAATTTTAAAACATGAACTACGAGATCGATTGTTTGAACTATTTAAAAAATTAGGAATTGGTATCATTTTTTCAACCCATGATTTGCAAGATGCATTAGGTTTTGCAGATAAACTTTTGGTTGTTAAAAAAGGTGAAGTTGTTCAATTTGGATCTCCTAAAGATATTTATGAAGCTCCAACCAATTTATATGTTGCACAATTGTTTGGTTATGCAACAGAATTTCATTCTGGTGAAGCTAAGACTATTTTAGGAAAAGAAATAACAGATTCAATCATATTATATTCGACAGAAATTTCTTTGAGAGATTTGAAAAAGGATTATAGAATAGAACGTGAAATATTTATGGGAAACTATACTATTTATAAAGTACGTATCGAAGATAAAATAATCTATTGTACAGATTAA
- a CDS encoding 50S ribosomal protein L20 (Binds directly to 23S ribosomal RNA and is necessary for the in vitro assembly process of the 50S ribosomal subunit. It is not involved in the protein synthesizing functions of that subunit; Belongs to the ribosomal protein L20P family.) — translation MPRSVNSVASRRRRKKIFKQAKGYFGRRKNVWTVAKNAVEKGLLYAYRDRKQKKRNFRALWIQRINAGARLNGMSYSKFMGAVKKNGIELNRKVLADLAMNHPEAFKAIVDKVK, via the coding sequence ATGCCAAGATCAGTAAATTCAGTTGCGTCAAGACGCAGAAGAAAAAAGATTTTTAAACAAGCTAAAGGTTATTTCGGGCGTCGTAAAAACGTTTGGACTGTAGCTAAAAACGCGGTTGAAAAAGGGTTATTATACGCTTATAGAGATCGTAAACAAAAGAAAAGAAACTTTCGTGCATTATGGATTCAACGTATTAATGCAGGAGCTCGCTTAAATGGAATGTCTTATTCTAAATTTATGGGAGCAGTTAAGAAAAACGGTATTGAATTAAACCGTAAAGTATTAGCTGATTTAGCAATGAATCATCCTGAAGCTTTTAAAGCAATCGTTGATAAAGTAAAATAG
- a CDS encoding 50S ribosomal protein L35 (Belongs to the ribosomal protein L35P family.) has product MPKLKTKSSAKKRFKVTGTGKLKRKHAFKSHILTKKETKQKRNLTKAGLVDKADELSIKKQLLIK; this is encoded by the coding sequence ATGCCAAAATTAAAAACAAAATCAAGTGCAAAAAAACGTTTTAAGGTAACCGGTACTGGAAAATTAAAACGTAAGCACGCATTCAAAAGCCATATCTTAACAAAGAAAGAAACTAAACAAAAACGTAATTTAACGAAAGCTGGTTTAGTGGACAAAGCGGATGAATTAAGTATTAAAAAACAATTATTAATCAAATAA
- a CDS encoding translation initiation factor IF-3 (IF-3 binds to the 30S ribosomal subunit and shifts the equilibrum between 70S ribosomes and their 50S and 30S subunits in favor of the free subunits, thus enhancing the availability of 30S subunits on which protein synthesis initiation begins; Belongs to the IF-3 family.), producing the protein MGDNVEVGVYSLKQALAKAEELGLDLVEISPKAVPPVCKIIEYKKYLYEQKKKQKELKSKQSKVVIKEVRFGPQTDDHDYEFKKKHAEKFLKDGAKLKAYVFFKGRSIIFKDQGEILLLRLAQDLEEWGKVESMPKLMGKRMTIMIAPKVKV; encoded by the coding sequence GTGGGTGATAATGTTGAAGTTGGTGTTTATAGCTTAAAGCAAGCTTTAGCTAAAGCAGAAGAATTAGGATTAGATTTAGTTGAAATTTCACCTAAAGCTGTTCCCCCTGTTTGTAAAATAATAGAATATAAAAAATATTTATACGAACAGAAAAAAAAGCAAAAAGAATTAAAATCAAAACAATCAAAAGTAGTCATCAAAGAAGTTCGTTTTGGACCTCAAACAGATGATCATGATTATGAGTTTAAGAAAAAACATGCTGAGAAATTTCTTAAAGACGGTGCAAAATTAAAAGCCTATGTATTTTTTAAAGGTCGTTCTATTATCTTTAAAGATCAAGGAGAAATTTTGTTATTACGTTTAGCTCAAGATTTAGAAGAATGGGGAAAAGTAGAATCCATGCCTAAATTAATGGGAAAAAGAATGACCATTATGATTGCGCCTAAAGTAAAAGTATAA
- the TARS|thrS gene encoding threonine--tRNA ligase (Belongs to the class-II aminoacyl-tRNA synthetase family.; KEGG: pfl:PFL_6184 threonyl-tRNA synthetase) produces MIKITLPDGSIREFESTVTPMDVAKDISEGFARNVISASVDDVQVETTTPITHDATLTLFTWKDEMGKKAFWHSSAHLLAQAIMEFYPNAKLTLGPPIENGFYYDVDFGENSISEKDFEKIEKRILENARQKFEFKKYDVSKAEALKEYADNEFKTELISNLEDGSITFVTHGNFTDLCRGGHIPNTGIIKAVKLLNVAGAYWRGDEKNKQLTRIYGITFPKQKELKEYLELLEEAKKRDHRKLGKELGLFAFSQKVGAGLPLWLPKGTALRKRLEDFLSKAQLAAGYEFVVSPHIGNKELYITSGHYAKYGEDSFQPIKTPNEGEEYLLKPMNCPHHCEIYNAERWSYKDLPKRYAEFGTVYRYEQSGELHGLTRVRGFTQDDAHIFCTPDQLLEEFKKVIDLVLYVFKSLGFEDFEAQVSLRDSENKEKYIGSDENWEKAENAIIQASDEKGLPTIVEYGEAAFYGPKLDFMVKDALGRKWQLGTIQVDYNLPERFDLSYKGSDNKDHRPVMIHRAPFGSLERFIAILLEHTGGDFPLWLSPEQYKILPISEKYQKYAEKVLNLLSENDIRGSIDSRSETTGRKIRDCEANKIPYMIIVGEQEAEANSVSIRKHKEGDLGSMSIEDFVKKIQEETNINN; encoded by the coding sequence ATGATTAAAATTACGTTACCCGACGGTTCAATCCGTGAATTTGAAAGTACCGTTACTCCAATGGATGTAGCGAAAGATATTAGCGAAGGTTTTGCACGAAATGTGATTTCTGCAAGTGTTGATGATGTTCAAGTTGAAACCACCACACCCATAACCCATGATGCTACTTTAACTTTATTCACATGGAAAGATGAAATGGGGAAAAAAGCATTCTGGCATTCTTCTGCTCACTTATTAGCACAAGCTATTATGGAGTTTTATCCAAATGCCAAATTAACATTAGGTCCTCCTATAGAAAATGGATTTTATTATGATGTTGATTTCGGTGAAAACTCTATTTCTGAAAAAGATTTTGAAAAAATTGAAAAAAGAATCTTAGAAAATGCTCGTCAAAAATTCGAATTTAAAAAATACGATGTATCAAAAGCTGAAGCATTAAAAGAATATGCCGATAATGAATTTAAAACAGAATTGATTTCTAATTTAGAAGATGGATCTATTACTTTTGTTACACATGGTAATTTTACCGATCTATGTCGTGGAGGTCATATTCCTAATACAGGGATTATAAAAGCTGTTAAACTACTCAATGTTGCAGGAGCTTATTGGAGAGGAGATGAAAAAAATAAACAATTAACACGTATTTACGGTATCACATTTCCAAAACAAAAAGAATTAAAAGAATATTTAGAGCTTTTAGAAGAAGCGAAAAAGCGAGATCATAGAAAATTAGGGAAAGAATTAGGGTTATTTGCCTTTTCACAAAAAGTAGGTGCTGGTTTACCTCTATGGTTACCAAAAGGAACTGCATTGCGTAAGCGTTTAGAAGACTTCTTATCAAAAGCACAATTAGCAGCTGGGTATGAATTTGTAGTGTCACCACATATTGGGAATAAAGAGTTATATATTACTTCTGGACATTATGCTAAATATGGTGAAGATAGTTTCCAACCTATAAAAACACCTAATGAAGGAGAAGAATATTTGTTAAAACCTATGAATTGCCCCCATCATTGTGAAATTTACAATGCTGAAAGATGGTCGTATAAAGATCTTCCTAAACGTTATGCTGAGTTTGGAACTGTATACCGATATGAACAAAGTGGAGAATTACATGGTTTAACTCGTGTACGAGGTTTTACACAAGATGATGCACATATTTTTTGTACTCCTGATCAATTATTAGAAGAATTTAAAAAAGTAATTGATTTAGTACTTTATGTATTTAAATCATTAGGATTTGAAGATTTCGAAGCTCAAGTTTCTCTAAGAGACTCTGAAAATAAAGAAAAATATATTGGTTCAGATGAAAATTGGGAGAAAGCAGAAAATGCTATTATTCAAGCTTCTGATGAGAAAGGATTACCTACCATTGTGGAATATGGAGAGGCTGCATTCTATGGACCAAAGCTTGATTTCATGGTTAAAGATGCTCTAGGTCGTAAATGGCAATTGGGTACTATTCAAGTAGATTACAATCTTCCAGAGCGCTTTGATTTATCTTACAAAGGGTCTGATAATAAAGATCATAGGCCTGTTATGATACACCGAGCTCCTTTTGGATCATTAGAACGATTTATAGCCATTCTATTAGAACATACAGGAGGTGATTTCCCTCTTTGGTTATCCCCTGAACAATATAAAATTTTGCCTATTAGTGAAAAATATCAAAAATATGCAGAAAAAGTATTAAATTTGCTGTCTGAAAACGATATTCGTGGAAGTATTGACAGTCGAAGCGAGACAACAGGAAGAAAAATCCGTGATTGTGAAGCAAATAAAATACCTTACATGATTATTGTTGGAGAACAAGAGGCTGAAGCAAATTCAGTTTCCATAAGGAAACATAAAGAAGGTGATCTAGGCTCAATGAGCATAGAAGATTTTGTAAAGAAAATACAAGAAGAAACGAATATTAACAATTAA
- the tgt|QTRT1 gene encoding tRNA-guanine(34) transglycosylase (Exchanges the guanine residue with 7-aminomethyl-7- deazaguanine in tRNAs with GU(N) anticodons (tRNA-Asp, -Asn, -His and -Tyr). After this exchange, a cyclopentendiol moiety is attached to the 7-aminomethyl group of 7-deazaguanine, resulting in the hypermodified nucleoside queuosine (Q) (7-(((4,5-cis- dihydroxy-2-cyclopenten-1-yl)amino)methyl)-7-deazaguanosine); Belongs to the queuine tRNA-ribosyltransferase family.; KEGG: sag:SAG0396 queuine tRNA-ribosyltransferase), which translates to MEFKLEKNDPKSSARAGEITLDHGKIKTPIFMPVGTVGSVKSVHQRELKEEVNAQIILGNTYHLYLRPGTNILKQAGGLHQFINWDRPILTDSGGYQVYSLSGRRKITEEGVKFKSHIDGSYHFFSPESVMNIQREIGADIIMAFDECTPYPCDYTYAKKSMEMTHRWLKRCDDWLTENPEIYNYKQSLFPIVQGSTYKDLRIQSAETIASFEADGNAIGGLSVGEPAEEMYQTTEIVCNILPKDKPRYLMGVGTPINILENIALGVDMFDCVMPTRNARNGQLFTWDGIINIKNKKWENDFSPVDPKGTSYVDHEYSKAYLRHLFQAKEYLGKQIASIHNLAFYLDLVTQARQHIIEGDFYEWKEQQVKILGQRL; encoded by the coding sequence ATGGAATTTAAGTTAGAGAAAAACGATCCAAAATCAAGTGCCAGAGCAGGTGAAATAACTTTAGATCACGGAAAAATCAAGACCCCTATCTTTATGCCCGTAGGGACTGTTGGTTCTGTAAAATCGGTTCATCAAAGAGAATTGAAAGAAGAAGTGAATGCCCAAATAATTTTAGGGAACACATATCATCTATATTTACGACCAGGAACTAACATCTTAAAACAAGCTGGTGGACTTCATCAATTTATTAATTGGGATCGCCCTATTCTAACAGATTCAGGAGGATATCAAGTATATTCTTTATCAGGACGAAGAAAAATTACAGAAGAAGGTGTGAAATTTAAATCTCACATTGATGGAAGTTATCATTTTTTCTCTCCGGAAAGTGTTATGAATATTCAACGAGAAATAGGTGCCGACATCATAATGGCCTTTGATGAATGCACACCCTATCCTTGCGATTATACTTATGCTAAAAAAAGTATGGAAATGACACATCGTTGGTTGAAACGATGTGATGATTGGCTAACTGAAAATCCTGAAATATATAATTATAAACAATCTTTATTCCCTATTGTACAAGGGAGTACTTACAAAGATTTACGAATTCAATCTGCTGAAACTATTGCTTCTTTTGAAGCTGACGGAAATGCTATTGGAGGACTAAGTGTAGGAGAACCAGCTGAAGAAATGTACCAAACCACCGAAATCGTTTGCAATATTCTTCCAAAAGATAAGCCCCGCTATTTAATGGGAGTTGGAACTCCAATTAATATTTTAGAAAATATTGCTTTAGGTGTTGATATGTTTGATTGTGTTATGCCTACCCGAAATGCCCGAAATGGACAATTATTTACATGGGATGGTATCATCAATATTAAAAATAAGAAATGGGAAAATGATTTTTCTCCTGTAGATCCTAAAGGAACGTCATATGTAGACCATGAGTATTCTAAAGCCTACCTAAGACATTTATTTCAAGCGAAAGAATATCTTGGAAAGCAGATTGCCTCAATTCATAATTTGGCATTTTATTTGGACTTAGTTACTCAAGCACGTCAACATATTATTGAAGGTGATTTTTATGAATGGAAAGAGCAACAAGTTAAAATATTAGGACAACGCTTATAA
- a CDS encoding sodium- and chloride-dependent betaine transporter (Betaine transporter dependent on Na(+) and Cl(-) ions that functions primarily in the epidermis to clear betaine from the extracellular space. Elicits current in response to betaine but not in response to GABA, L-carnitine, sarcosine, glycine or dimethylglycine; Belongs to the sodium:neurotransmitter symporter (SNF) family.), which yields MNIKKNKPKAQFSNKWGFLLAAMGSAVGLGNIWRFPGQAYESGGGAFIIPYLVAILTAGIPLIILEFNLGNLLRGSAPKSYAKINRKMEALGWFQTLISFGISTYYNIILAYVGLYTIYAFSLAWGSNTTQFFLHEVVQVTDNISIQGELSTAVAAMYTGLWIVIALISITGVQKGIEKVNKIIIPLLLIMFASVVAYAISLDGAINGLNAFFTPDFSKLTDPQIWLNAYSQVFFSLSVAFAIMITYSSYTKKNTDVTSTAITTALGNSSVELLAGIGIFAALGFMSQSQGIPINEIASKGIGLTFFVIPEVLNHMPGGAIIGVLFFGSLLLAGISSLISVLEVVVAALIDKLRINRKLAVVLTASLAWLMGIAFLFGNGLSLFDIFDNAINKTALISGGILEIILILLLFRKPILKHINRTAPIRFGKGYIFCLSMTAFILISIFSYNIYEDYFHTENGYGGYGLQNNLIYGLIPMMVLVAISIGLSFIPWKKEDLEEIKTFKKEKS from the coding sequence ATGAATATTAAAAAAAATAAACCTAAAGCACAATTTTCAAATAAGTGGGGATTCTTATTAGCAGCAATGGGATCTGCAGTAGGATTAGGAAATATCTGGCGATTCCCAGGACAAGCTTATGAAAGTGGTGGAGGTGCCTTTATCATCCCCTATTTAGTTGCCATTTTAACTGCGGGTATTCCTCTAATTATTTTAGAATTTAATTTAGGTAATCTTTTACGAGGATCAGCTCCTAAATCATATGCTAAAATTAATAGAAAAATGGAGGCTTTAGGATGGTTTCAAACTCTAATCAGTTTTGGAATTAGTACGTATTATAATATCATTCTTGCTTATGTTGGATTGTATACGATTTATGCTTTTTCTCTTGCTTGGGGCTCTAACACAACTCAATTTTTCTTACATGAAGTTGTTCAAGTTACAGATAATATTTCCATTCAAGGAGAATTGTCAACAGCTGTAGCCGCTATGTATACGGGGCTTTGGATTGTCATTGCCTTAATTTCTATAACAGGAGTACAAAAAGGAATTGAAAAAGTAAATAAAATTATCATTCCTTTATTATTAATCATGTTTGCATCTGTAGTAGCTTATGCAATATCTTTAGATGGCGCCATTAATGGATTAAATGCTTTTTTTACTCCTGATTTTAGTAAACTAACAGATCCTCAAATCTGGTTAAATGCTTATAGTCAAGTCTTTTTCAGTCTTTCTGTTGCTTTTGCTATTATGATAACTTATTCTAGTTACACTAAAAAAAACACAGATGTAACCAGTACAGCTATTACAACTGCTTTAGGAAATTCTAGTGTAGAATTATTAGCTGGAATAGGAATTTTTGCTGCACTAGGTTTTATGTCTCAATCACAAGGAATTCCAATAAACGAAATTGCAAGTAAAGGAATCGGATTAACCTTTTTTGTAATTCCAGAAGTTTTAAACCATATGCCTGGAGGAGCAATAATTGGTGTTTTATTCTTTGGATCTTTATTACTAGCAGGTATTTCATCTTTAATTTCAGTTTTAGAAGTTGTTGTAGCTGCTTTAATTGATAAATTAAGAATCAACCGTAAATTAGCTGTTGTTCTAACGGCTAGTTTGGCGTGGTTAATGGGAATTGCTTTCCTATTTGGGAATGGACTTTCTTTATTTGATATTTTTGACAATGCCATTAACAAAACAGCTTTGATTAGTGGTGGTATTCTTGAAATTATTTTAATTCTTTTATTATTTAGGAAACCTATATTAAAGCATATAAATAGAACTGCTCCTATTCGATTTGGTAAAGGATACATTTTTTGTTTAAGCATGACTGCTTTTATATTAATCAGTATTTTTTCTTATAATATTTATGAAGATTACTTTCATACTGAAAATGGATATGGTGGGTATGGATTACAAAATAATTTAATATATGGTTTAATTCCCATGATGGTGCTTGTCGCTATATCAATAGGATTATCTTTTATACCATGGAAAAAGGAAGATCTAGAAGAAATCAAAACATTTAAAAAGGAAAAATCATGA
- the idsA gene encoding dimethylallyltranstransferase (Belongs to the FPP/GGPP synthase family.; KEGG: mmh:Mmah_1553 geranylgeranyl diphosphate synthase, type I): MELFKTQTQFIKNTIEEYQFKQDPYNLYDPLNYILKLGGKHIRPILALSAFELFSDDLDKIKKPAIALEWFHNFTLIHDDIMDDASLRRGNETVHTKWDVNTAILSGDALMIKSYELFEDLEPSLFKKCIQLFTKTAIEVCEGQQYDVDFETRDDVTLHDYIEMITLKTAVLIATSLKIGAMIGKASDEDAENLYQFGKYLGIAFQIQDDYLDIYGDMEKVGKRHAGDIYENKKTILYLKALEKGNAQQKERLLTLYASTSQKVEKVDEVIQLFEALQIPEETLNESYRYQKLALEHLSKVTTLKSKEKLVYLSEYLIKRDL, from the coding sequence ATGGAATTATTCAAAACGCAAACTCAGTTCATAAAAAATACAATTGAGGAATATCAATTTAAACAAGATCCTTATAACTTGTATGATCCTTTGAATTATATTTTAAAATTAGGTGGTAAACACATTCGCCCTATTTTGGCTCTTTCTGCTTTTGAATTATTTTCAGATGATTTAGATAAAATTAAAAAACCAGCTATTGCTTTAGAATGGTTTCATAATTTTACTTTAATTCATGATGACATTATGGATGATGCTTCACTTAGACGTGGTAATGAAACTGTTCATACCAAATGGGATGTTAATACCGCCATACTTTCTGGTGATGCTTTGATGATTAAATCCTATGAATTATTTGAAGATTTAGAGCCTTCTCTTTTTAAAAAGTGTATTCAATTATTTACCAAAACAGCAATAGAAGTATGTGAAGGGCAACAATATGATGTGGATTTTGAAACACGTGATGATGTTACTTTACATGATTATATCGAAATGATTACTTTAAAAACTGCAGTTTTAATCGCTACATCATTAAAAATAGGTGCTATGATTGGGAAAGCTTCAGACGAAGATGCTGAAAACTTATATCAATTTGGTAAATATTTGGGAATTGCTTTCCAAATTCAAGATGATTATTTGGATATATATGGTGATATGGAAAAAGTAGGAAAACGTCATGCAGGTGATATTTATGAAAACAAAAAAACCATTCTCTATTTAAAAGCTTTAGAAAAAGGTAATGCACAACAAAAAGAACGTTTATTAACCTTGTATGCTTCTACCTCTCAAAAAGTAGAAAAGGTAGATGAAGTGATTCAACTATTTGAAGCTTTACAAATACCTGAAGAGACTCTTAATGAAAGTTATCGTTACCAAAAACTTGCATTAGAGCATTTAAGTAAGGTTACTACATTAAAAAGTAAAGAAAAACTAGTCTATTTATCAGAGTATTTAATTAAAAGAGATTTATAA